The following coding sequences lie in one Candidatus Kinetoplastibacterium sorsogonicusi genomic window:
- the ruvC gene encoding crossover junction endodeoxyribonuclease RuvC, whose amino-acid sequence MRILGIDPGLRHTGFGVIDIVGSKSLYVISGTVDVPNNLTMIKRLKIIMDSLKEIALETKPNVAAMEIIFLNNNPATTLLLGQARGAAMCAIANMSIPLYEYTALQIKKSIVGNGRASKYQIQIMVKNLLSLNNIPSEDSADALACSLCHANTFSIKNKLSINQNMIIDNYIKKIKNGRYII is encoded by the coding sequence ATGAGAATTTTGGGGATAGATCCAGGTCTTAGACATACTGGTTTTGGAGTAATTGATATTGTAGGGTCTAAATCATTATATGTTATTAGTGGGACTGTTGATGTACCTAATAATTTAACTATGATTAAAAGATTAAAAATTATCATGGACAGCCTTAAAGAAATAGCTTTAGAAACCAAGCCTAACGTAGCAGCTATGGAAATAATATTTTTAAATAATAATCCTGCAACAACATTATTGTTAGGACAAGCTAGAGGTGCAGCTATGTGTGCTATAGCAAATATGTCAATTCCGTTATATGAATATACTGCTTTACAAATAAAAAAATCAATTGTAGGTAACGGAAGGGCATCTAAATATCAAATTCAAATCATGGTAAAAAACCTTTTATCTCTTAATAATATACCTTCAGAAGATTCTGCTGATGCTTTAGCATGTAGTTTATGTCATGCAAATACGTTTTCGATAAAAAATAAATTATCAATCAATCAAAATATGATAATTGATAACTATATAAAAAAAATAAAAAATGGCAGATACATAATATAA
- the ruvA gene encoding Holliday junction branch migration protein RuvA produces the protein MIDRIIGIFVEKSPNTIYVNVQGIVYSIEISNNILEILPKLNEQILIFVHLIIREDAHTLYGFKNANERNIFRMLIKVSGIGPRTALAILSKISIEELSKIIISRESYKLTTIPGIGKKTADRLILELKEKFNDIIINDISKQDYVNSKKDILDALIALGYSEKEVISVLSKLSDNIDVSNGIKEGLNLLSK, from the coding sequence ATGATAGATAGAATAATAGGTATTTTTGTAGAAAAATCTCCAAATACAATATATGTAAATGTACAAGGCATAGTTTATAGTATTGAAATTTCTAATAATATTTTAGAAATATTGCCTAAATTAAATGAACAAATATTAATATTTGTTCATTTAATTATTAGGGAAGATGCTCACACATTATATGGATTTAAAAATGCAAATGAAAGAAATATTTTCAGAATGTTAATTAAGGTAAGTGGTATAGGTCCACGTACTGCTTTAGCCATACTGTCTAAAATTTCTATTGAAGAATTATCAAAAATTATTATTTCAAGAGAGTCTTATAAATTAACAACCATTCCAGGTATAGGAAAAAAAACAGCTGATAGATTAATATTAGAATTAAAAGAAAAATTCAATGATATAATTATAAATGATATATCAAAGCAAGATTATGTAAATAGTAAAAAAGATATCTTAGATGCTCTTATTGCTTTAGGTTATTCAGAAAAGGAAGTAATCTCAGTTCTAAGTAAACTTTCTGATAATATAGATGTATCAAATGGAATTAAAGAAGGGCTAAATTTGTTATCTAAATAA
- the ruvB gene encoding Holliday junction branch migration DNA helicase RuvB: MIIKKDSLSVIDSDKDRLITQKIISNNEESIERALRPKSIADYVGQQKVIAQLKIFIEAAKNRKESLDHVLLFGPPGLGKTTLAHIISYEMGANLKHTSGPILEKPGDLAALLTNLDQNDVLFIDEIHRLSPVVEEILYPALEDFKIDIMIGEGPAARSIKIDLKPFTLVGATTRAGMLTNPLRDRFGIVSRLEFYNTSDLTKIINRSAKLMNLNIDIEGSNEIAKRSRGTPRIANRLLRRVRDYSEVMSKGYINIETANSALSLLEVDKNGLDMMDRKLLESIIYQFNGGPVGIDSLAAAISEEKSTIEDVIEPYLIQNGYIQRTNRGRIITETALNNLKINKKQ, translated from the coding sequence ATGATTATTAAAAAAGACTCTTTATCAGTTATTGATAGTGATAAAGATAGATTAATTACACAAAAAATTATTTCTAATAATGAAGAATCAATAGAAAGAGCATTAAGACCAAAATCTATAGCAGACTATGTTGGGCAACAAAAAGTAATTGCTCAATTAAAAATTTTCATAGAAGCAGCTAAAAATAGAAAAGAGTCATTAGATCATGTACTATTATTTGGTCCTCCTGGATTAGGAAAAACTACTTTAGCACATATTATATCATATGAAATGGGTGCAAATTTAAAACATACATCAGGACCTATTTTAGAAAAACCCGGTGATTTAGCTGCTTTATTAACTAATTTAGATCAAAATGATGTACTGTTTATAGATGAAATACATCGTCTTTCACCTGTAGTCGAAGAAATATTATATCCAGCACTTGAAGATTTCAAAATAGACATAATGATAGGAGAAGGTCCTGCAGCTAGGAGTATTAAAATAGATCTAAAACCTTTTACATTAGTTGGTGCTACTACCAGAGCTGGAATGCTAACTAATCCACTTAGAGATAGGTTTGGTATAGTATCTAGACTTGAATTTTACAATACTTCTGATTTAACAAAAATTATAAATAGAAGTGCTAAATTAATGAATCTTAATATAGATATAGAAGGATCTAATGAAATAGCAAAACGTTCTAGAGGAACTCCTAGGATTGCTAATAGACTTCTAAGAAGAGTACGAGATTATTCTGAAGTTATGTCTAAGGGATATATTAATATAGAAACTGCAAATTCCGCTTTATCACTTCTTGAAGTAGATAAAAATGGTTTAGATATGATGGATAGAAAGTTATTAGAATCTATTATTTATCAATTTAATGGTGGTCCAGTTGGTATAGATAGTTTAGCAGCAGCAATCAGTGAAGAAAAAAGTACAATAGAAGATGTTATAGAACCATATTTAATCCAAAATGGATATATACAACGTACTAATAGAGGACGAATTATAACAGAAACAGCTCTAAATAATTTAAAAATTAATAAAAAACAATAA